Proteins from one Telopea speciosissima isolate NSW1024214 ecotype Mountain lineage chromosome 1, Tspe_v1, whole genome shotgun sequence genomic window:
- the LOC122654782 gene encoding protein SHORTAGE IN CHIASMATA 1: MRTRFRCVDYFKRASIEGLDNLNFFRLPVPLFPPSNICDGEETCCFDSISSVSLEIERLPVENALSRFFSDVLPHTIDVDNGEIPVTWIQSAYADGPKTHENRRNSTTTATEVQFDEVNSCLSRNILVLQLFFFWRAEEEEFQISTVHFHCFKVSPRHLLVDILVKIYLQEEFDKCNTDNSRNLESELRYSKITDIRKRSPKCCSLILDVFYLKLHVAISLAKLSFHQLQEEADYEYDKEESLINCRSGTVEIKILKEENEFTGEEEKNRLKVIRLETPELDCFLEEQARFSQKEDRQIFSQISEIENSLDMVDFKSGTAIHYPCEISKSVYSVDDTHSEFPLEQRSSCFVEDAGFVLDCCSKFPLLEVNEFGLEFYMSPSIGELHLILENIKDQNWTQNFDLVVDGKDLFGSIDINLLECLSGPCPLELCLEPESTCLDLALEMEFFCIQEAADLKGTSPMHLQMSGCDFFSMVSPVQFQEVEILDLESFQFSEVFANSHLENGAGICDQMLKDNMDSVWNFYESIVNNELALVDDTFKPLPIPVLSVVEDIQLLSALEEVLAVMEPLPPSASDGIYLDWHLLEGETWNLEEIDTYNTDAELKYFNSGMVGIDFVFWEEAPDVSSVSESKEIMVEVTGVTLGVNEPLTGAAHSQLSKDSQKLGIGEVVRETSIDKVTMLFESMSQSNDLDFFLNPKKSTARRSGEPAVTEKTDGEAKLPLPSSSNPTAICASDEVKPQQWDIEVHQIRLSDHILSLVDNFQKSYLTILENEVALKEQLWPFPVVDNFNLLSIKKQNLVDWIKNISSRQTTLACGDGTVVALVTLYAIKQMACYLCFHGIHTAHLYVDNLSRSNKYLRCRLILLQSLIHDAYQKADTEITESHPSLSVIQGILRMKTSQSGSKVLIVADQLFWLPLKRLLNAMGILFHEVQDVHNHADQPDAWNSNMFTKIIMNSMLHSDCLLMSHENVSASLPFNKFNIILEYGGSYSSSKIFSFSPKISGLPHLHFLKVELEDFSAPKALCEDFYASHFDFAMEDISQSISTLNECIKDHKFEEQLNFEPVNEKCMEYSDTADYVEDCSKSTSVPSVPFAMESKQINSVTHYPDIVIVVNTQNFDKEMLIYRRSTYQRILAMEKQGVQVVEREINLPVDLILSAAVCLVLYDCRNIGKKATVMDEASSCITLYVEHIATNILTSLSFAFSSCILIFEGESSFLADIMDLSDALYAAATSLGLDLQLFCSYSAELTDDIIMSCIIYATKLNKGLYPKMFESETLAESFLTSFPSINPLSAHAILTSGGMLVEFLEWSYDRRIQAIGKYHVPDESLALFSALCRYGEREDSKSGMTECSSSVSPAPDSGNSHCKTECDRKRRKYMTDAHTFQMPMEELLFDAPHQSTDGILKPSRMCQPYHSHVSSICPEIFEKVKGPNLSPSDQWFDQKEGLNISVVNDLYWNGNNFENLHGDFKGEVIDLNNSSLPGEDFSIANITNFSPGVKDIRFNPTPRNSSVLRKSLFGTKDLTCLPASLEINFGSDICSSQKDQNQKLEGNVCAQMDIELDRDTLPMKCQREFLKGRTAKGSTEDGGGLLFPDKTETPLSNIIHSSQLQRRSPWTMEFLNRIKEKSKMHQQSLPCDPTISCFGCPGNVQKVAKRSPSVLDGFRYQGGTYPKKIMKQKQQKRLVQPSSCKNGKASASLLPVWTPTDKRARQTLSFARNGNETQSKLVWADGNVHRLRKKLRNEL, encoded by the exons ATGCGCACTCGTTTCCGTTGCGTCGATTACTTCAAACGAGCTTCGATCGAAGGCCTTGATAACCTCAACTTTTTTCGTCTACCAGTGCCTCTATTCCCGCCTTCGAACATCTGCGACGGAGAAGAAACTTGTTGTTTCGATTCAATTTCGAGTGTTTCTCTAGAAATCGAGAGGCTTCCGGTAGAGAATGCTCTTTCTCGATTCTTCTCCGATGTTCTTCCTCATACCATTGACGTTGATAATGGAGAAATTCCTGTTACTTGGATTCAAAGTGCTTATGCTGATGGACCGAAGACCCATGAGAACCGGAGAAATTCCACAACCACAGCTACTGAGGTTCAATTTGACGAGGTAAATAGCTGTTTAAGTCGAAACATACTGGTACTGCAGTTATTTTTCTTCTG GAGAGCAGAAGAGGAGGAATTTCAGATCTCAA CTGTTCATTTTCACTGCTTCAAAGTGTCTCCTCGACACTTGTTAGTTGATATCCTAGTTAAAATTTACTTGCAGGAGGAATTTGACAAATGCAATACTGACAATTCTAGAAACTTAGAATCTGAACTTCGATATAGTAAAATTACAGACATTAGAAAACGATCTCCTAAGTGTTGCTCTCTgattttggatgtgttttactTGAAATTGCACGTTGCAATTTCTCTTGCCAAATTGAGCTTTCATCAGTTACAGGAAGAAGCTGATTACGAATACGACAAAGAAGAGAGTCTAATAAATTGTAGATCTGGAACTGTAGAGATCAAAATTCTGAAG GAGGAAAATGAGTTCACTGGTGAAGAGGAAAAGAACAGGTTAAAAGTAATCCGGCTTGAGACACCGGAACTGGATTGCTTCTTG GAGGAGCAAGCACGCTTTTCTCAAAAAGAGGATAGGCAAATCTTCTCCCAAATTTCGGAGATCGAAAATTCTCTG GATATGGTTGACTTCAAATCTGGAACTGCAATTCATTACCCTTGTGAGATTTCAAAATCAGTTTATTCAGTTGACGATACTCATTCAGAGTTTCCTTTGGAGCAAAGGAGTTCTTGTTTTGTGGAAGATGCTGGTTTTGTTCTGGACTGTTGTAGCAAATTTCCTCTCTTGGAAGTGAATGAGTTCGGCTTGGAGTTTTACATGAGCCCATCCATAGGAGAACTTCATTTAATACTTGAAAATATTAAAGATCAGAACTGGACACAAAATTTTGACCTAGTGGTTGACGGCAAGGACCTTTTCGGATCTATTGACATCAATCTTTTAGAGTGTCTGTCAGGACCTTGTCCGCTGGAGCTGTGTCTTGAACCTGAATCAACTTGTCTTGACTTGGCCCTagaaatggaatttttttgCATACAAGAGGCTGCCGATCTTAAAGGCACTTCACCGATGCATCTACAGATGTCAGGTTGTGATTTTTTCTCCATGGTAAGCCCAGTTCAGTTTCAGGAGGTTGAGATCCTTGATTTGGAGTCCTTTCAATTTTCTGAAGTCTTTGCCAATTCACACCTAGAAAATGGAGCTGGAATATGTGACCAGATGCTCAAAGACAACATGGACTCCGTTTGGAATTTTTATGAGTCAATTGTTAACAATGAACTAGCATTGGTGGATGATACATTCAAACCATTGCCGATACCTGTGCTATCTGTTGTGGAAGATATACAGCTGCTATCGGCCCTTGAAGAAGTTCTAGCTGTCATGGAACCACTTCCTCCATCTGCATCAGATGGGATATATTTAGATTGGCATCTTTTGGAGGGAGAAACATGGAACTTGGAGGAGATAGACACCTACAACACTGATGCCGAGCTGAAATATTTTAATAGTGGAATGGTGGgaattgattttgttttctgGGAGGAAGCACCAGATGTGTCCAGTGTTTCAGAAAGCAAGGAAATAATGGTTGAGGTCACTGGTGTGACCTTGGGGGTCAACGAGCCTCTTACTGGAGCTGCTCACAGTCAATTGTCAAAAGATAGTCAAAAGCTGGGAATAGGAGAAGTTGTTCGTGAGACTAGCATTGATAAGGTTACAATGTTGTTTGAATCTATGTCACAATCCAATGATCTTGATTTTTTCCTAAATCCCAAGAAGTCAACTGCAAGGAGAAGTGGTGAACCAGCAGTCACAGAGAAAACTGATGGCGAAGCCAAACTTCCTCTTCCTTCATCCAGCAATCCAACAGCAATATGTGCTTCAGATGAAGTGAAACCGCAGCAGTGGGACATTGAGGTCCACCAAATTAGGCTGTCTGATCATATTTTGAGCCTTGTTGACAACTTCCAAAAGAGCTACTTAACAATCTTGGAAAATGAAGTTGCTCTTAAAGAGCAACTTTGGCCATTCCCTGTTGTGGATAATTTCAACTTGCTTagcattaaaaaacaaaatctggTGGATTGGATTAAGAATATAAGTTCAAGACAAACAACACTGGCTTGTGGAGATGGAACAGTTGTGGCACTTGTCACATTATATGCAATCAAACAGATGGCTTGTTACTTGTGTTTTCATGGCATCCATACAGCTCACTTGTATGTAGACAACTTATCTAGAAGTAACAAATACTTGAGATGCAGATTAATCTTACTCCAATCCTTGATTCATGATGCTTACCAGAAGGCTGATACCGAAATAACAGAATCACACCCATCCCTGTCCGTTATCCAGGGCATTTTGCGGATGAAAACTTCTCAAAGTGGTTCAAAAGTATTGATTGTTGCTGACCAACTATTTTGGTTGCCATTGAAGAGACTGTTGAATGCCATGGGGATATTATTTCATGAAGTACAGGATGTTCATAATCATGCTGATCAACCGGATGCCTGGAACAGTAACATGTTCACAAAGATTATAATGAATTCCATGCTGCATTCAGATTGCTTATTAATGTCCCATGA GAATGTTTCTGCATCACTTCCATTCAACAAGTTCAACATTATTTTGGAATATGGAGGTTCATACAGCTCATcaaaaatattttccttttccccGAAGATATCTGGTCTGCCTCATCTTCACTTCCTGAAGGTGGAATTGGAGGATTTTAGTGCCCCCAAAGCACTCTGTGAAGATTTCTATGCATCCCATTTTGATTTTGCAATG GAGGACATCTCTCAGTCAATCTCAACACTAAATGAGTGCATCAAGGACCATAAGTTTGAAGAACAGCTTAACTTTGAACCTGTTAATGAGAAATGTATGGAATACTCCGATACAGCTGATTACGTAGAAGATTGCAGCAAGTCTACATCAGTTCCTAGCGTGCCATTTGCAATGGAATCCAAGCAGATAAACTCAGTCACACATTATCCTGATATAGTCATTGTTGTGAACACACAAAATTTTGATAAGGAAATGCTTATTTATCGGAGAAGCACTTACCAAAGGATTCTTGCAATGGAGAAACAGGGGGTGCAAGTTGTGGAGCGTGAGATCAATTTGCCTGTGGATCTGATCTTAAGTGCAGCAGTATGTCTTGTGTTGTATGATTGCAGAAACATTGGAAAGAAAGCAACAGTgatggatgaagcttcttcttgcATCACTTTGTATGTTGAGCATATTGCTACGAATATTTTGACATCATTGAGTTTTGCTTTCAGCAGttgcattttg ATATTCGAGGGTGAAAGCAGCTTTCTTGCTGACATAATGGATTTATCAGATGCACTATATGCTGCTGCAACTAGCCTGGGATTAGATTTACAACTCTTTTGTTCATATTCGGCTGAGTTAACTGATGACATCATCATGAGCTGCATCATATATGCCACTAAGTTAAATAAAGGCCTATATCCGAAAATGTTTGAATCTGAAACCCTTGCGGAGTCATTCCTTACCAGCTTTCCGTCAATTAACCCACTCTCAGCTCATGCAATTCTCACTTCTGGAGGCATGCTTGTTGAATTTCTTGAATGGTCATATGATCGCAGAATCCAGGCTATTGGGAAGTATCATGTTCCTGACGAAAGCCTTGCTTTATTTAGTGCTCTGTGTAGATATGGAGAACGAGAGGATTCCAAATCTGGAATGACGGAGTGTTCGTCTTCAGTATCTCCTGCTCCAGACTCAGGAAACAGTCACTGTAAAACTGAGTGTGataggaaaaggagaaaatacatGACAGATGCTCACACATTTCAGATGCCTATGGAGGAGTTGCTTTTTGATGCACCACATCAATCTACAGATGGCATACTGAAGCCTTCTAGAATGTGTCAGCCATATCATTCACATGTCTCCTCCATATGTCCTGAGATATTTGAAAAGGTTAAGGGCCCCAATTTGTCTCCGAGTGATCAATGGTTCGATCAGAAAGAGGGTTTGAATATTTCTGTCGTGAATGATTTGTACTGGAATGGCAATAATTTTGAGAATTTGCACGGAGACTTTAAAGGTGAAGTTATAGACCTTAATAATAGTTCCTTACCTGGGGAGGACTTCTCCATTGCGAACATCACAAATTTCTCACCAGGTGTGAAAGATATAAGGTTCAATCCTACACCAAGAAATTCTTCAGTTTTAAGAAAATCATTATTTGGCACAAAAGATCTTACTTGCTTGCCGGCATCCTTAGAAATCAATTTTGGCTCAGATATCTGCAGTTCCCAAAAGGATCAAAATCAGAAATTGGAGGGAAACGTTTGCGCACAGATGGATATAGAATTGGACAGGGATACATTACCAATGAAATGCCAAAGAGAATTCTTGAAAGGGAGAACAGCGAAGGGATCAACTGAAGATGGTGGTGGACTGTTATTTCCAGATAAAACTGAGACACCACTCTCGAATATTATTCATTCATCACAACTGCAACGACGATCACCCTGGACAATGGAATTCCTTAAtagaataaaggaaaaaagcaaGATGCACCAACAATCCCTTCCATGCGACCCTACCATCTCTTGTTTTGGGTGCCCTGGGAATGTACAGAAAGTAGCTAAGAGAAGCCCATCTGTCCTTGATGGTTTCCGGTATCAAGGAGGCACCTAcccaaagaaaataatgaaacagAAGCAGCAGAAAAGACTCGTGCAACCAAGTTCATGTAAGAATGGGAAGGCTTCAGCCTCCCTTCTTCCAGTATGGACTCCCACCGATAAGAGAGCGAGACAG ACTCTTTCTTTTGCGAGGAATGGAAATGAAACACAGAGTAAGCTGGTTTGGGCTGATGGAAATGTTCATCGTCTGAGGAAAAAATTACGAAATGAACTATAA
- the LOC122654772 gene encoding low-temperature-induced 65 kDa protein-like, with protein sequence MDTQRLPVHRHSHEEDPQNAGLHTVIHEEDGHDKSVLKKVKAKAKKLKDTIMHGHGHGHGHDHEHDEEEEEDGEEMEQDPEVHGPPAAARGVLAPHEDKSGQSRAGLGTTPQLAHLEKDPQAPKDRLESSDPGNYQTKVTDPAGPGGKEARVTPLISSFGKMEVLEEPGEHKPWSSSTGSHDQFSPDLPPTETKTIGVNTQAVPKSLNENETDNQSQASKVQEQPNQSRAEGGEANKSATLGERGRLVAATVTEKLAPVYEKVAEAGSAVVSKVQGTGTGKEREGERVGGAGKGVSVKKYVAEKLRPSEGDKALSEVISDALHKRKGKESQAMGKVTESPEVARRLGSDRKDDAPEGFSSSNEVGKGMVERFKGTVNSWLGKNGEQQQHQPTSQGLQSSSPVDDEVRQDNAGERKLNESTN encoded by the exons ATGGATACTCAACGGCTACCAGTTCACAGGCACAGTCACGAAGAAGACCCACAGAACGCAGGTCTTCA TACAGTTATTCACGAAGAAGACGGACACGATAAGTCGGTTTTAAAGAAGGTGAAGGCCAAGGCAAAGAAGTTAAAGGACACCATCATGCATGGCCATGGTCATGGCCATGGCCACGATCATGAACACgacgaagaagaggaggaagatggagaagaaatggaACAAGATCCGGAAGTTCATGGACCACCCG CGGCGGCTCGGGGCGTCCTGGCACCGCATGAGGATAAGTCGGGGCAATCGAGGGCTGGTTTGGGTACTACGCCGCAGTTAGCGCACCTGGAGAAAGATCCACAGGCACCAAAGGACCGACTTGAGTCATCTGATCCTGGAAATTATCAGACCAAAGTAACTGATCCTGCTGGCCCAG GTGGGAAAGAAGCGAGGGTTACCCCATTGATCAGTTCGTTCGGAAAGATGGAAGTTTTAGAGGAACCAGGTGAACATAAACCGTGGTCGTCGTCTACCGGAAGCCACGATCAGTTCTCCCCAGATTTACCTCCCACTGAAACTAAAACTATCGGAGTAAATACCCAAGCAGTCCCGAAGAGCCTCAACGAGAACGAAACAGACAATCAGTCACAGGCCAGTAAAGTCCAGGAACAACCAAACCAGAGCAG GGCAGAAGGTGGAGAAGCGAATAAGTCAGCTACATTGGGTGAACGTGGCCGTCTGGTTGCTGCGACGGTGACGGAGAAGTTAGCCCCAGTGTACGAGAAAGTTGCAGAAGCTGGAAGTGCGGTGGTGTCAAAGGTGCAGGGAACAGGGacagggaaggagagagaaggagagcgTGTTGGAGGAGCTGGTAAAGGGGTTTCAGTGAAGAAATACGTGGCGGAGAAGTTAAGGCCAAGTGAGGGAGATAAAGCGCTCTCTGAGGTTATATCGGATGCATTGCATAAGCGAAAGGGGAAGGAGTCGCAGGCGATGGGGAAGGTAACGGAGTCGCCGGAAGTGGCTAGGCGATTGGGTTCCGATCGAAAGGATGACGCGCCCGAGGGATTTAGCTCAAGCAATGAGGTAGGAAAGGGCATGGTGGAAAGGTTTAAAGGAACGGTTAATTCTTGGTTGGGGAAGAACGGGGAGCAACAGCAGCATCAACCCACATCGCAGGGGTTGCAGAGCTCCTCTCCTG TTGACGACGAGGTCCGTCAAGACAATGCGGGTGAAAGGAAGCTTAATGAGTCTACCAACTGA